The genomic segment ACGAAGGCTGCCTCAGCGTGCCGGGCGTGGTGGTGCCGGTCCGCCGCGCCCTGCGGGTCACGGTGCAGGGCACGCTGGTGACCGGCCGCCGGGTGGGACTGCGGGCCAGCGGATTCATCGCCCGCATCCTCCAGCACGAGGTCGATCATCTGAACGGCGTGCTGTTCCTCGACCGCGCCCGCGGGGCGCGCGTGAGGCGGGGGGCGGCGCGGGCCGGTGCGACTTCCGGGATCCGGCGTCCGAGCCGGGCCCGGCCGGCGGATCGCTGGCGGGGCAGCGCGCTCGCCGTGGCCGCATCGGCGCGGCGCCGTCCGGGCCGGCCCTCACGGTGACGGCCCGGTTTTTCACGGTGCCCGAAGCGCGGGCGCATCTGCCGCGGCTTCGCGAGGTCCTCGACGCACTGCGCCGTACGCGGCACCAGGCGCTCCTCAAGAAGGCCCGGATCGACATGTTGTGGAGGCGCCTCGAAGCCGGCGAGTCCGTCCTCGGCACGATCGCCGAGGAACAGAAGGAGCTGGACGGGTTCGTGTCGCGCCTGTCGGCGATCGTGCGGGACGTCGACGCCATCGGATGCATCCTCCGCGACATTGACGCCGGGCTGGTCGACTTTCCCGCCCGCGCCGGCGGCGGCCGTGCGGTGTTCCTGTGCTGGCGGCTCGACGAGCCCGACATCGGCTTCTGGCACGGTCCGGACGAGGGGTTCGCCGGCCGGAAGCCGCTCGAGGACCTGCCGCCGGAGTAGGAGGTGTGTCGCATGGACGCGTTTGATCTCATCGTCGTGGGCGGCGGGCCGGCCGGGTACGTCGGCGCGATCCGCGCAACGCAACTGGGTCTTCGCACCGCGCTCGTCGAGCGCGACAAGGTCGGCGGGACGTGCCTGCACGTCGGCTGCATCCCGACGAAGGTGCTGCTGCACACAGCCGGGCTGCTCGAGGACATGCGCGCGGCGGCGGAATTCGGCATCGCGGCCGACGGCGTGCGCCTCGACATGCCGCAGCTCCGCCGGCGGCTCGACCGCGTCGTCACCACGAACTTCCGCGGCGTCGAGTATCTCATGCGCAAGCACCGGATCACGGTCCTCCCGGGCAGCGGCCGCCTGCTCGACGGGACGCACGTCCGGGTCACCGGCCGCGACGGGACTGCGACCGACGTGGAGGCCCCGGCCGTCCTGCTCGCCACCGGATCGCGGCCGCGCGGCCTGCCCGGGGTGGCGATCGACAACGAACGCGTTCTCGACAGCACCGGGACGCTGCGCCTGACCGCGGTCCCGCGCTCGATCGCCATCATCGGCGCCGGGGCCGTGGGCGTCGAATTCGCCAGTGTGTTTGCCGGATTCGGTGCCCAGGTCACACTCATCGAATACCTGCCCTCGGTCCTGCCGCTCGAGGACGACGAAGTCGCGGGCGTCCTCGGCAAGGCGCTCCAGCGGCGCGGCGTGACGATCCGGACCGGCACGGCCGCGACCGCCGCGGAGCCGGCGGGCGGCGGCGTCCGGGTCACCCTGCGGACCGGCGATGCGGAAGAGACCGTCGACGCGGAGTACGCGCTGGTAGCCGTCGGCCGCGAGCCGGTGACGGACGGGCTCGGCCTGGACGAGGCCGGCCTGACCATCGAACGCGGCGCGCTGCCGGTCGACGCGCGGATGCGCACGTCGCTCCCGACGGTCTACGCGGCCGGCGACCTCACCGGGGGTCTGCTCCTGGCGCACGTCGCGTCGGCCGAAGCCACGGTCGCCGTGGAGGCGATCGCCGGGCAGGACCCGGCCCCGCTCGACCCTCTGCTCATGCCGCGGGCGACCTACTCGATTCCGCAGGTCGCAGGCGTCGGGCTCACCGAGCGTGAGGCGCAGGCCCGGGGCCGGGACGTCGCGGTGGGCCGGTTCCCGTTCATGGCGAACGCCCGGGCCGGCATCCTCGACCACCGCGAGGGTCTCGTCAAGATCGTGGCCGACCGGGAACTCGGCGAGATCCTCGGCGTGCACC from the bacterium genome contains:
- a CDS encoding DUF2203 domain-containing protein; translation: MTARFFTVPEARAHLPRLREVLDALRRTRHQALLKKARIDMLWRRLEAGESVLGTIAEEQKELDGFVSRLSAIVRDVDAIGCILRDIDAGLVDFPARAGGGRAVFLCWRLDEPDIGFWHGPDEGFAGRKPLEDLPPE
- the def gene encoding peptide deformylase, encoding MRPIVTLNDPDAELLRRRSRPVPAVDGAIRRLVADMAVTMRHANGVGLAAVQIGVPLRVLVADTGRGLLALVNPRLRRGSRTNVDDEGCLSVPGVVVPVRRALRVTVQGTLVTGRRVGLRASGFIARILQHEVDHLNGVLFLDRARGARVRRGAARAGATSGIRRPSRARPADRWRGSALAVAASARRRPGRPSR
- the lpdA gene encoding dihydrolipoyl dehydrogenase; its protein translation is MDAFDLIVVGGGPAGYVGAIRATQLGLRTALVERDKVGGTCLHVGCIPTKVLLHTAGLLEDMRAAAEFGIAADGVRLDMPQLRRRLDRVVTTNFRGVEYLMRKHRITVLPGSGRLLDGTHVRVTGRDGTATDVEAPAVLLATGSRPRGLPGVAIDNERVLDSTGTLRLTAVPRSIAIIGAGAVGVEFASVFAGFGAQVTLIEYLPSVLPLEDDEVAGVLGKALQRRGVTIRTGTAATAAEPAGGGVRVTLRTGDAEETVDAEYALVAVGREPVTDGLGLDEAGLTIERGALPVDARMRTSLPTVYAAGDLTGGLLLAHVASAEATVAVEAIAGQDPAPLDPLLMPRATYSIPQVAGVGLTEREAQARGRDVAVGRFPFMANARAGILDHREGLVKIVADRELGEILGVHLVGPEVTELLPEAVLGRSLEATAVEIGQAVHAHPTLSEAMREAALGALGRAIHG